In one Sphingobium indicum B90A genomic region, the following are encoded:
- a CDS encoding N-formylglutamate amidohydrolase yields the protein MGHSAPPVPTETTPAYDLYEPAVPAGPVVVSVPHAGRDYDAALLAQARVRRDVLQRLEDRWADMLAYPLVDQGVPVLVARVPRAAIDLNRHEREIDAAMVGGIPRDVPLQSSAKLRGGLGLIPRRLPGAHELWQRSLGWAEVVRRIELFHRPYHATLARLMRAARDAYGHAILIDLHSMPPLPPPTAGQAAAGLVLGDRFGRSASARLMTLAADVAAAHGIAVAQNHPYAGDHMVERHGRPMHGLYAIQVECDRSLYLDDAMDQPGPGLAAMQKVVAAIVNALAHELPRSDYAMAAE from the coding sequence TTGGGACATAGCGCGCCGCCGGTTCCGACCGAAACCACGCCCGCCTACGATCTTTACGAGCCCGCTGTCCCCGCCGGGCCGGTGGTCGTTTCCGTGCCGCATGCGGGCCGTGATTATGACGCGGCGTTGCTGGCGCAGGCGCGGGTGCGGCGGGATGTTCTGCAAAGGCTGGAGGATCGCTGGGCGGACATGCTGGCCTATCCGCTGGTGGATCAGGGCGTTCCAGTGCTGGTGGCGCGGGTGCCGCGGGCGGCGATCGACCTCAACCGGCATGAGCGGGAGATCGATGCGGCCATGGTCGGCGGCATTCCCCGCGACGTCCCCCTGCAAAGCAGCGCCAAGTTGCGCGGCGGGCTGGGCCTGATCCCGCGCCGCTTGCCGGGCGCGCATGAACTCTGGCAGCGCTCGCTTGGCTGGGCGGAGGTGGTGCGCCGGATCGAACTGTTCCACAGGCCCTATCATGCGACGCTGGCGCGGCTGATGCGGGCGGCGCGGGATGCCTATGGCCATGCGATCCTGATCGACCTGCATTCCATGCCGCCGCTGCCCCCGCCCACGGCCGGCCAGGCTGCCGCCGGGCTGGTGCTGGGGGATCGATTCGGCCGCAGCGCTTCGGCCCGGCTGATGACGCTGGCGGCGGACGTGGCGGCCGCCCACGGCATCGCGGTCGCGCAGAATCATCCTTATGCGGGCGATCACATGGTGGAGCGCCATGGCAGGCCGATGCATGGGCTTTATGCCATCCAGGTGGAATGCGACCGAAGCCTTTATCTGGACGACGCCATGGACCAGCCGGGGCCTGGCCTTGCCGCCATGCAGAAGGTGGTGGCGGCCATCGTGAACGCCCTGGCGCATGAACTGCCGCGTTCGGACTATGCGATGGCGGCGGAGTGA
- a CDS encoding dicarboxylate/amino acid:cation symporter: protein MLPSPTPSDQPIARLPFYRQLYVQVLIAIAAGVAIGHFFPETGVALQPLGEAFIKLVKMIIAPVIFLTIVTGVAGMKELGAIGRVAAKAFAYFLTFSTLALIVGLIVANVVHPGAGLNIDPATLDVGKVAQYQQQAHDRTLTGFLLDIIPGTLVSAVADGHNILQVLFVAILFGIALTMIGERADPLMTVLESASHAIFKLVSFLMKAAPLGAFGAMAFTIGKYGVGALANLAGLVATFYLTSILFVLVVLGLVARLAGFNILHLIRYLRAELLLVLGTSSSEAALPSLIEKMERAGCRKSVVGLVVPTGYSFNLDGTNIYMTLAALFIAQATNVHLSLEEQMLLLLVAMLSSKGAAGVTGAGFITLAATLSIVPSVPVAGMTLILGVDRFMSECRSLTNFIGNAVATVVVSAWEKGLDRERFAAAMAGQPLPPTPDMEEVVAG, encoded by the coding sequence ATGCTGCCATCGCCAACGCCGTCTGACCAGCCCATCGCGCGCCTGCCATTCTATCGCCAGCTCTATGTCCAGGTGCTGATCGCCATCGCCGCGGGCGTGGCGATCGGGCATTTTTTTCCCGAAACCGGCGTCGCGCTCCAGCCCTTGGGGGAAGCCTTCATCAAGCTGGTCAAGATGATCATCGCGCCGGTCATCTTCCTCACCATCGTGACCGGCGTGGCGGGGATGAAGGAGCTGGGCGCGATCGGCCGGGTCGCGGCCAAGGCCTTCGCCTATTTCCTGACATTTTCCACCCTGGCGCTGATCGTCGGGTTGATCGTCGCCAATGTCGTCCATCCGGGCGCGGGGCTGAATATCGATCCCGCCACGCTGGATGTGGGCAAGGTCGCCCAATATCAGCAGCAGGCGCATGACCGGACGCTGACGGGATTCCTGCTGGACATCATTCCCGGCACGCTGGTTTCGGCCGTGGCGGACGGGCACAATATCCTGCAGGTGCTGTTCGTCGCGATCCTGTTCGGCATCGCCCTCACCATGATCGGCGAAAGGGCCGATCCGCTGATGACGGTGCTCGAATCGGCCAGCCATGCGATCTTCAAGCTGGTGTCCTTCCTGATGAAGGCGGCGCCGCTGGGCGCTTTCGGCGCCATGGCCTTCACCATCGGCAAATATGGGGTGGGGGCGCTGGCCAATCTGGCCGGCCTGGTGGCGACATTCTACCTGACGTCGATATTGTTCGTGCTGGTGGTGCTGGGGCTGGTCGCGCGGCTGGCCGGGTTCAACATCCTGCACCTGATCCGCTATCTGAGGGCGGAACTGTTGCTGGTGCTCGGCACCTCTTCCTCCGAAGCGGCGCTGCCGAGCCTGATCGAGAAGATGGAGCGGGCCGGATGCCGCAAATCGGTGGTCGGGCTGGTGGTGCCGACGGGCTACAGCTTCAACCTGGACGGCACCAATATCTATATGACGCTGGCGGCGCTGTTCATCGCGCAGGCGACCAATGTGCACCTTAGCCTGGAGGAGCAGATGTTGCTGCTGCTGGTCGCCATGCTCTCCAGCAAGGGGGCGGCGGGCGTGACGGGGGCGGGGTTCATCACGCTTGCGGCAACGCTTTCCATCGTGCCTTCGGTGCCGGTGGCGGGCATGACGCTGATCCTGGGCGTCGACCGCTTCATGAGCGAATGCCGCAGCCTCACCAATTTCATCGGCAACGCGGTCGCGACGGTCGTGGTGTCGGCATGGGAGAAGGGGCTGGACCGGGAGCGGTTCGCCGCCGCCATGGCCGGGCAGCCTCTGCCGCCGACGCCCGATATGGAAGAGGTCGTCGCCGGCTGA
- a CDS encoding tyrosine-type recombinase/integrase — MLSIRTRGKQGIYYIRGSVGLGKKKIIVKEFSTGTSDPDAAAHLMAEHETKLRHQLMFGPAATVAQGRIADAFDSYLTKAKPPCPSDVLRIGKLNGLIGDFSLREPKQAWEHFRRAYLTGHDPAGQDRYRSVFQAAINVYHELHDLPPLRIKAIPFNNERVRFLSKEDRDRLIAAYSPHIQPIITLLAFHGPRIQTALQLPWGVNGVDMKEGSIRLNHTKNAIIRSVPMHPRVMDVLRPIWEKRGQPTTGHVFLNRFGKPYQDTRKAPIPGGNPIKNQHATACKRAGVEDFTVHDWRHHWASHCVMAGIDLITIMNMGGWKSLRMVQRYSSVSVDHMRESINKLS; from the coding sequence ATGCTCTCCATCCGTACTCGTGGGAAGCAAGGCATCTATTACATCCGGGGCTCAGTCGGACTCGGTAAGAAAAAGATCATCGTCAAGGAATTCAGCACAGGAACGAGCGACCCCGACGCCGCAGCCCATCTGATGGCTGAACATGAGACGAAGCTGCGTCACCAACTGATGTTCGGTCCGGCCGCGACCGTGGCGCAAGGCAGAATAGCCGACGCTTTTGATAGCTACCTGACCAAGGCGAAGCCGCCTTGCCCGTCCGATGTCCTGCGCATCGGCAAACTCAACGGGTTGATCGGCGACTTTTCCCTGCGCGAGCCCAAACAGGCATGGGAACATTTCCGCCGTGCCTATCTGACCGGGCACGATCCGGCGGGCCAGGATCGCTATCGCTCCGTGTTCCAGGCCGCGATCAATGTCTATCACGAGCTGCACGACCTCCCGCCCCTGCGGATCAAGGCGATCCCGTTCAACAATGAACGGGTACGCTTCCTTAGCAAGGAGGATCGCGACCGGTTGATCGCGGCCTACTCGCCCCACATACAGCCGATCATCACCCTGCTCGCCTTCCATGGCCCACGCATCCAGACCGCGTTGCAGTTGCCCTGGGGCGTGAACGGCGTCGATATGAAGGAGGGCTCGATCCGACTCAATCACACCAAGAATGCGATCATCCGATCCGTGCCGATGCATCCACGTGTCATGGACGTGCTGCGCCCGATCTGGGAGAAGCGGGGCCAGCCGACAACGGGGCATGTCTTCCTCAATCGGTTCGGCAAACCCTATCAGGACACCCGCAAGGCCCCCATTCCCGGCGGCAACCCCATCAAGAACCAACACGCCACCGCGTGCAAGCGCGCAGGGGTAGAGGATTTCACCGTCCATGACTGGCGCCACCACTGGGCATCGCACTGCGTCATGGCGGGGATCGACCTCATCACCATCATGAACATGGGCGGCTGGAAGTCGCTCCGGATGGTCCAGCGCTATTCCAGTGTCAGCGTGGATCACATGCGTGAATCCATTAACAAATTGAGCTGA
- the cpdR gene encoding cell cycle two-component system response regulator CpdR, with protein sequence MIRILLAEDDESMRAYLARALERSGYEVVSVATGAQAVPHIDSDRFDLLLTDIVMPEMDGIELAQHAAAVAPDMRIMFITGFAAVTLKAGKAVPQAKVLSKPFHLRELVLEVERMFGTESLTGLN encoded by the coding sequence ATGATTCGAATTCTGCTGGCGGAAGATGATGAAAGCATGCGCGCCTATCTGGCCCGCGCCCTGGAGCGCTCAGGCTATGAGGTCGTGTCCGTCGCCACCGGCGCGCAGGCGGTGCCGCATATCGACAGCGACCGTTTCGACCTGCTGCTGACGGACATCGTCATGCCGGAAATGGACGGGATCGAACTGGCCCAGCATGCCGCCGCGGTCGCGCCCGACATGCGAATCATGTTCATCACCGGCTTTGCCGCGGTCACGCTGAAGGCGGGCAAGGCCGTGCCGCAGGCGAAAGTCCTGTCCAAGCCCTTCCACCTGCGCGAACTGGTGCTGGAGGTGGAGCGCATGTTCGGTACGGAGAGCCTGACCGGGCTGAACTAG
- the rplL gene encoding 50S ribosomal protein L7/L12, with protein MADINALVDQLSALTVLEAAELSKALEEKWGVSAAAAVAVAAPAGGAAGAAPAEEAKDEFDVVLTGDGGKKINVIKEVRAITGLGLTEAKALVEGAPKAVKEGVGKDEAEKIKKQLEEAGATVELK; from the coding sequence ATGGCAGACATCAATGCTCTGGTCGACCAGCTCTCGGCCCTGACCGTCCTCGAAGCCGCCGAGCTTTCCAAGGCTCTGGAAGAAAAGTGGGGCGTTTCGGCCGCCGCTGCCGTCGCCGTTGCCGCTCCGGCCGGTGGCGCCGCCGGCGCTGCTCCCGCTGAAGAAGCCAAGGACGAATTCGACGTCGTCCTGACCGGCGACGGCGGCAAGAAGATCAACGTCATCAAGGAAGTCCGCGCCATCACCGGCCTGGGCCTCACCGAAGCCAAGGCGCTGGTCGAAGGCGCGCCGAAGGCCGTCAAGGAAGGCGTCGGCAAGGACGAAGCCGAGAAGATCAAGAAGCAGCTGGAAGAAGCCGGCGCGACCGTCGAACTCAAGTAA
- a CDS encoding ArnT family glycosyltransferase, protein MIASGIGDNRFWNVRLLAAVIAAFAILLYLVGKPIPIIIWDEGRIVINAMEMRHNGIGLVTTYDYHQDLWNTKPPLLIWLMTGSMSLFGTTEFALRLPSLVSSLGTVLLVMLFLYRITSSAAIAAFGGITLAASVAFFGEHGARTADYDALLTFFTTGYMMLLFFAVHRSHPPLRWLLLAGALGAGALMTKGMAGGIPGAGLLLYLTITRRWSRVLGNVHYLIGAILAVAPVLLFLVLRERADPGYLHAMIYNDVSGRFNEALDDHDGPPWYYIETTFITGLFSLGVAGLLSPLILPLARSRVRLALAFSLCIAFAQLVVVTMTSTKLTHYYLSAYPFVAIASALAIHAILVRLRAQVKLGTLPRYRLRLATLVATSLLTVGVVRAVDVDRTLLFDREHYPRARYGALLDALSNQRAPVMAIEPGWNIPDDPHYAPELRFYLMVARENGRVVTQTGDLKALASASPGVIVATCDASTASLLRARAAKIVVEQDGCIASLEGA, encoded by the coding sequence ATGATCGCAAGCGGGATCGGGGATAATCGGTTCTGGAATGTCCGGCTTTTAGCCGCGGTGATCGCGGCATTTGCAATACTGCTATACCTTGTCGGCAAACCCATACCGATCATCATCTGGGATGAGGGGCGAATTGTCATCAACGCCATGGAGATGCGCCATAACGGCATCGGGCTGGTGACGACCTATGACTATCATCAGGATCTTTGGAACACCAAACCGCCGCTGCTCATCTGGTTGATGACAGGCAGCATGTCATTGTTCGGGACCACCGAGTTCGCGCTTCGGCTTCCGTCTCTCGTCAGTTCACTCGGTACGGTCTTGCTGGTGATGCTTTTCCTCTACCGAATCACGTCTTCGGCGGCGATCGCAGCCTTTGGCGGCATTACCCTTGCAGCCAGCGTCGCTTTTTTCGGTGAGCATGGCGCGCGAACCGCTGATTACGACGCGCTGCTCACTTTCTTCACTACCGGTTACATGATGCTGCTTTTTTTCGCGGTGCATAGGTCGCATCCACCGCTACGCTGGCTGCTGCTCGCCGGCGCGCTGGGGGCAGGTGCGCTGATGACGAAGGGAATGGCAGGAGGAATTCCAGGCGCCGGACTATTGCTGTACCTCACGATCACACGCCGCTGGTCCAGAGTTTTAGGCAATGTGCATTATCTGATTGGCGCAATCCTTGCCGTTGCTCCGGTTTTGCTATTCCTCGTCCTACGCGAGCGGGCCGATCCTGGCTATCTGCACGCCATGATCTACAACGATGTCAGCGGCCGCTTCAACGAGGCGCTGGACGATCATGATGGCCCGCCTTGGTATTATATCGAAACCACGTTCATCACCGGGCTATTCAGCCTTGGCGTAGCGGGATTGCTGTCCCCGCTCATCCTTCCGCTTGCACGGAGCCGGGTGCGCCTCGCCCTGGCCTTTTCCTTGTGCATCGCCTTCGCCCAGCTTGTTGTCGTCACGATGACCAGCACCAAACTCACCCACTATTATCTCTCCGCTTACCCGTTCGTAGCTATCGCATCCGCTCTTGCAATCCACGCCATCCTGGTTCGCCTGCGTGCGCAGGTGAAATTGGGGACGCTGCCGCGCTACAGGCTGCGGCTTGCAACGCTTGTTGCCACATCGCTGCTCACAGTGGGAGTTGTGCGGGCAGTCGATGTCGACCGAACGCTGTTGTTCGACCGCGAACATTATCCGCGCGCACGATACGGTGCCCTTCTGGATGCGCTCTCCAACCAGCGCGCGCCGGTGATGGCGATTGAACCTGGCTGGAACATCCCCGACGATCCGCATTATGCGCCTGAGTTACGCTTCTATCTGATGGTCGCGCGCGAAAATGGACGAGTGGTCACGCAGACCGGCGACCTCAAGGCACTCGCTTCAGCCTCCCCTGGCGTGATCGTCGCGACCTGCGATGCGTCGACCGCATCGCTCCTCAGGGCGAGGGCCGCAAAAATCGTGGTTGAACAGGACGGCTGTATCGCAAGCCTTGAAGGCGCCTGA
- a CDS encoding phosphatase PAP2 family protein encodes MSDFIASDISLYWSFGSACAIAGCGALARRYRHDRVALFLEACTVPAIAAALSAATIIMLASVSGRFVDVQLIRIDAMLGFDWRVIFDFYLAHPWIVPISETAYSSFQPQFLLLPVALCLWRPEMLWPYITAYIFALLATAAIFPFAAAEGPYVYYGIPQGIVPNIGEEWPWQWHFGEWITQLQKGETQDISKVWGGLVQFPSFHSAAAVLFIWASKSIRFLRWPGLLINVAIILSTFISGAHYLSDVLAGCAIGLLSIWAATSVPILRWPTRSSFPNLSPQSA; translated from the coding sequence TTGAGCGACTTCATCGCGAGCGACATATCGCTTTACTGGTCATTTGGTTCGGCGTGCGCGATAGCGGGCTGCGGTGCGCTCGCGCGGCGCTATCGGCATGACAGGGTCGCACTTTTTCTGGAGGCTTGTACCGTTCCTGCCATCGCGGCAGCGCTGAGCGCTGCTACGATCATCATGCTCGCCTCCGTCAGCGGTCGATTTGTCGATGTCCAGTTAATCAGGATCGACGCGATGCTTGGGTTTGATTGGAGGGTCATTTTTGATTTCTACCTGGCCCATCCTTGGATTGTGCCGATTTCCGAGACTGCATATTCGTCATTTCAACCTCAGTTTTTATTGCTTCCCGTTGCATTGTGTCTTTGGCGCCCCGAGATGCTGTGGCCCTACATCACGGCCTATATTTTCGCCCTCTTGGCAACCGCGGCGATTTTCCCGTTTGCCGCGGCGGAAGGGCCATATGTCTATTACGGCATACCGCAGGGCATTGTGCCGAACATAGGAGAGGAATGGCCCTGGCAGTGGCATTTCGGAGAATGGATCACCCAGCTTCAGAAGGGTGAAACTCAAGATATTTCAAAAGTCTGGGGCGGACTGGTACAGTTTCCCAGCTTCCATTCGGCTGCTGCTGTTCTGTTCATTTGGGCAAGCAAAAGCATCCGATTCCTGCGCTGGCCCGGCCTGCTGATCAACGTCGCCATAATCCTCTCGACCTTCATCAGCGGCGCACATTATCTCTCTGACGTTTTGGCAGGATGCGCCATCGGATTGTTGTCGATTTGGGCCGCAACCAGTGTGCCGATCCTTCGGTGGCCCACGCGCTCAAGTTTTCCAAACCTCAGCCCGCAATCTGCTTGA
- a CDS encoding winged helix-turn-helix transcriptional regulator, translated as MTHILAQDLEQCALPGALEAMGERWSFLILRGALSGIRHFEEFQSTLGIARNILANRLARLVENGIMVRQPMQCDRRKVEYRLTQKGEDLAPAMIALRQWGEKWGCGPASCQVLADGRDRQPIRKMTIQAHDGRVLEPGDLIWLCVDEETPVRQEAAVA; from the coding sequence ATGACACATATTCTGGCGCAGGATCTGGAGCAATGCGCGCTGCCCGGCGCATTGGAAGCGATGGGAGAACGCTGGTCGTTCCTCATATTGCGGGGCGCTCTTTCGGGAATCCGGCATTTCGAGGAGTTTCAATCGACCCTCGGCATTGCCCGCAACATCCTGGCGAATCGGCTCGCCCGGCTGGTGGAAAACGGCATCATGGTGCGTCAGCCCATGCAGTGCGACCGGCGCAAGGTCGAATATCGCCTGACCCAGAAGGGGGAGGATCTGGCCCCCGCGATGATCGCGCTGCGCCAATGGGGCGAAAAATGGGGCTGCGGCCCCGCATCCTGCCAGGTGCTGGCCGACGGCCGCGACCGGCAGCCGATCCGCAAGATGACCATCCAGGCCCATGACGGCCGGGTGCTGGAGCCGGGCGACCTGATCTGGCTTTGCGTCGATGAGGAAACGCCGGTCCGGCAGGAAGCCGCCGTCGCCTGA
- a CDS encoding plasmid pRiA4b ORF-3-like protein, translating into MSNGIVVRMKITLDDVTPTVCRTLEVPLNIRLDRLHTVFQTAFS; encoded by the coding sequence GTGAGCAACGGCATCGTGGTGCGGATGAAGATTACGCTGGACGATGTCACCCCGACCGTCTGCCGGACCCTGGAGGTGCCGCTCAATATCCGGCTCGATCGTCTGCACACCGTCTTCCAGACCGCCTTCTCCTGA
- a CDS encoding RelA/SpoT family protein gives MLRQYELVERVKRYDPEADEAMINRAYVFSVQKHGSQKRASGDPYFSHPIEVAGILTDFNLDDQTIVTALLHDTIEDTLVTYEEIEQAFGKDVAKMVDGVTKLSKIEAMSENERAAENLRKFLLAMSDDIRVLLVKLADRLHNMRTLHFIKNEQKRRRIARETMDIYAPLAERIGMYDFMREMQLLAFRELEPEAYDSITKRLEQLKEGGHDKVDRIGAELQLLLGGKGLPVTVSGREKHPYSIWKKMQERHISFEQLTDVMAFRVITETAEDCYRALGVIHQTFKMVPGRFKDYISTPKRNGYRSLHTTVIHQDNARIEVQIRSRDMHHDAELGLAAHWAYKQKGDASDHQAAWLRDLVEILEQSQDADELLEHTRMAMYQDRIFAFSPKGELHQLPKGSTPVDFAYAVHTSLGNQTVGAKVNGRVVPLRTMLENGDQVEILKSEGQEPQPGWLTFAITGKARAAIRRYIRQKQRGEEVALGEKLYEEIIGRFSPELASELGDKALKAALKRLKLDDRASLMVAIATHRLLDSEVMEALIPGSTSAEGVEEAHPRQHAPVSIRGLTPGIAYNLGDCCHPVPGDRIVGVRRTGEPIEVHTIDCRSLEVDQDDDWVDLSWDSKSKGGTARLQVIVKNQPGALAAVTNVFGATKANILNLQLVNREGPFHTDIIDLEVADAQHLNRILSALRGLDTVVQADRV, from the coding sequence ATGCTACGCCAGTACGAACTTGTTGAACGGGTAAAGCGCTACGATCCGGAAGCGGACGAAGCGATGATCAACCGCGCCTATGTGTTTTCGGTCCAGAAGCACGGCAGCCAGAAGCGCGCCAGCGGCGACCCTTATTTCAGCCATCCCATTGAAGTCGCAGGCATTTTGACCGACTTCAACCTGGACGACCAGACCATCGTGACCGCGCTGCTTCACGACACGATAGAGGATACGCTGGTCACCTATGAGGAGATAGAGCAGGCCTTCGGCAAGGACGTCGCCAAGATGGTCGACGGCGTCACCAAGCTCAGCAAGATCGAGGCCATGTCCGAAAATGAGCGGGCGGCGGAAAATCTGCGCAAATTCCTGCTCGCCATGTCGGACGACATCCGGGTGCTGCTGGTGAAGCTGGCCGACCGGCTGCACAATATGCGCACGCTGCACTTCATCAAGAATGAGCAGAAGCGCCGCCGCATCGCCCGCGAGACGATGGACATCTACGCCCCGCTGGCGGAGCGGATCGGCATGTACGACTTCATGCGCGAGATGCAGCTTCTGGCTTTCCGCGAACTGGAGCCGGAGGCCTATGACAGCATCACCAAGCGGCTGGAGCAACTGAAGGAAGGCGGCCATGACAAGGTCGACCGGATCGGCGCGGAACTGCAACTGCTGCTGGGCGGCAAGGGGCTGCCGGTCACGGTGTCGGGGCGGGAGAAGCATCCCTATTCCATCTGGAAGAAGATGCAGGAACGCCATATCAGCTTCGAGCAACTGACCGACGTCATGGCCTTCCGCGTGATCACCGAGACGGCGGAGGATTGCTACCGCGCGCTGGGCGTCATCCACCAGACCTTCAAGATGGTGCCGGGCCGGTTCAAGGATTACATCTCCACGCCCAAGCGCAACGGCTATCGCTCGCTGCACACCACGGTCATCCATCAGGACAATGCCCGGATAGAGGTGCAGATCCGCAGCCGCGACATGCATCATGATGCCGAACTCGGCCTGGCCGCGCACTGGGCCTACAAGCAGAAGGGCGACGCCAGCGACCATCAGGCGGCATGGCTGCGCGACCTGGTCGAAATCCTGGAGCAGAGCCAGGACGCGGACGAACTGCTCGAACATACGCGCATGGCGATGTATCAGGACCGCATCTTCGCCTTCTCCCCCAAGGGCGAGCTGCACCAGTTGCCCAAGGGGTCGACGCCGGTCGATTTCGCCTATGCCGTGCACACGTCGCTCGGCAACCAGACGGTCGGGGCGAAGGTCAACGGCCGGGTCGTGCCGCTGCGCACCATGCTGGAAAATGGCGACCAGGTCGAAATCCTGAAATCCGAGGGGCAGGAACCGCAGCCCGGCTGGCTGACCTTCGCCATCACCGGCAAGGCCCGCGCCGCCATCCGCCGCTATATCCGCCAGAAGCAGCGCGGCGAGGAAGTGGCGCTGGGCGAGAAGCTCTATGAGGAGATTATCGGCCGCTTCTCCCCCGAACTGGCGAGCGAACTGGGCGACAAGGCGCTGAAGGCGGCGCTCAAACGGCTCAAGCTGGACGATCGCGCCTCGCTGATGGTCGCCATCGCCACGCACAGATTGCTCGATTCGGAGGTGATGGAGGCGCTGATCCCCGGCTCCACCAGCGCGGAGGGGGTGGAGGAAGCCCATCCGCGCCAGCATGCCCCGGTGTCGATCCGCGGCCTGACGCCGGGCATCGCCTATAATCTGGGCGATTGCTGCCACCCCGTCCCCGGCGACCGCATCGTCGGCGTCCGCCGCACCGGCGAGCCGATCGAGGTCCACACCATCGACTGCCGCTCGCTGGAGGTGGATCAGGACGACGATTGGGTGGATTTGAGCTGGGACAGCAAGTCCAAGGGCGGCACGGCGCGGCTCCAGGTGATCGTCAAGAACCAGCCGGGCGCGCTGGCCGCCGTCACCAACGTGTTCGGCGCGACCAAGGCGAACATTCTGAACCTGCAACTGGTGAACCGCGAAGGCCCCTTCCACACCGACATCATCGACCTGGAAGTGGCCGACGCGCAGCACTTGAACCGCATATTGTCGGCGCTGCGGGGCCTCGACACGGTGGTGCAGGCGGACCGGGTATAA
- the rplJ gene encoding 50S ribosomal protein L10, producing MDRNQKAEVVSALNAHLAEVGVVVVTRNLGLTVAQSTQLRQKMREAGGTYKVTKNRLAKIALEGTDYTGISDLLTGPVGLASSADPVAAAKVAVEFAKTNDKLEIVGGAMGEVLLNAEGVKALASMPSLDELRAKIVGLLVAPATKLATVTQAPAAQLARVFNAYAEKNAA from the coding sequence ATGGATCGTAATCAGAAAGCTGAGGTCGTTTCCGCGCTGAACGCACATCTGGCAGAGGTCGGCGTGGTCGTCGTGACCCGCAACCTCGGGCTGACGGTCGCCCAGTCGACCCAGCTCCGCCAGAAGATGCGCGAAGCCGGCGGCACCTACAAGGTTACGAAGAACCGCCTCGCCAAGATCGCCCTTGAAGGCACCGACTATACCGGCATCAGCGATCTGCTGACCGGCCCGGTCGGCCTCGCCTCCTCGGCCGATCCGGTCGCAGCCGCGAAGGTTGCGGTCGAATTCGCCAAGACCAACGACAAGCTAGAGATCGTTGGCGGCGCGATGGGCGAAGTGCTGCTGAACGCGGAGGGCGTCAAGGCGCTCGCCTCGATGCCGTCGCTGGATGAACTGCGCGCCAAGATCGTCGGGTTGCTCGTTGCGCCCGCGACCAAGCTCGCGACCGTCACCCAGGCGCCGGCTGCCCAGCTCGCGCGGGTCTTCAACGCCTATGCGGAAAAGAACGCGGCCTGA